The genomic window CGACCAGCGTCTTACACGACGCTGTTGTCATCTCAGACCAAAGCGCGTCAGGATCCAACGACGGCCATGAAATTCGCCGGGTATCTCTTGCCCCAGGTAGCGGATCGCTTTCATTGCCGGTCAGGATGACATTTCCGACTCCACCGGCTCCATTGTCCAGCTTTACAATGACTCTGCCGGTCTCGGATCTGAGGGAAGTGACCGCTCTGAATAGTTCGTTAGAGTCCGTCGTGACAGATCCATTGGGCAGCGGAAGTGCGACGCTTGTCGCCAATTGACGGAAGTGGCTCTTGCGGTTCAACAGATCAGGCCCTCGCTGCAGAGCGAAGTCGTCGCCTGTCTTCGGTATGCCCAGCATGGCCGCCAGGCGTGCGACGCCTTCAGTGGAGTAGCAGGGATACAATCGCCAAGTTGATTTCTGACGAATATGTCTGTTGATCCGCTCAACGACAGTCTTGGACAGCAATGTGCAGTCGTCAAGGACCGGCGATTGGCGGCCGCCTTCAGGTACGAGCAGAAAAAGACTCGATGCGTCGAAATCGAGCGTCGCGCCAATGAAGGATAGCAGATCCGCCGGGATGACTACCGGGGAGACTATTAGGTCGCCTTGCTGGGCAAACCACGCCGAACGGTATGCCGAGTTGGCGGCCAGCGAAAGTTGAGCTGGTGTCAGATCGGCGCCCGACATTTGAGCCGTACCGGCATTCATGATCAAGATCCGCGGCATCCGCGACCTCCGGGCATCTGGACGCGATCAGACAGGGATCGTCATGCCAACAATGTTGAAC from Bradyrhizobium zhanjiangense includes these protein-coding regions:
- a CDS encoding peptide ligase PGM1-related protein → MPRILIMNAGTAQMSGADLTPAQLSLAANSAYRSAWFAQQGDLIVSPVVIPADLLSFIGATLDFDASSLFLLVPEGGRQSPVLDDCTLLSKTVVERINRHIRQKSTWRLYPCYSTEGVARLAAMLGIPKTGDDFALQRGPDLLNRKSHFRQLATSVALPLPNGSVTTDSNELFRAVTSLRSETGRVIVKLDNGAGGVGNVILTGNESDPLPGARDTRRISWPSLDPDALWSEMTTASCKTLVVESYHLARSLFYLEYEIEDDGSIVFINSGNIRVRKSTDRSERALIWTGLELPSDLRNEQWLTAQAHAYRFVALARDLGYRGMINIDAIFANSGRLLFNEANGRWGGGSVLHSIAVRLLGFDYSGCNVILSVRNVRSRSLQTAHDRFGKEGFLFDRTRKEGVIPLAADEEAGTVECLVIARDRPAARDLQNRLLRMA